In Salinisphaera sp. LB1, one genomic interval encodes:
- a CDS encoding adenylosuccinate synthase — protein sequence MGKRVIVIGSQWGDEGKGKIVDLLTDRTRHVVRFQGGHNAGHTLVINGEKTILRLIPSGILHDGVTCYIGNGVVLSPDALLEEMGELDARGVPVRDKLRISPACPLILPYHIALDKAREAARGKTAIGTTGRGIGPAYEDKVARRAVRVSDLFRRELLASKLGEALDFHNFVLKNYLGQAPVDFQQTLDQALEHAEQIRPMVADVVELLRRAYVADESILFEGAQGALLDVDHGTYPFVTSSNTTAGGASTGSGVGPTYFDYVLGVVKAYTTRVGSGPFPTELDDHYGKHLADKGAEFGAVTGRPRRCGWFDAVGLRRAAFNNSLSGLCITKLDVLDGLDAIRLCTGYRCGDETLSVPPAGAEALASCEPIYEEMPGWKESTVGLRDYTALPANARAYLDRLAEITGVPIDIVSTGPDRADTIILRHPLAED from the coding sequence ATGGGTAAACGGGTCATTGTCATCGGCAGCCAATGGGGCGATGAGGGCAAGGGCAAGATTGTCGATCTGCTCACCGATCGCACCCGGCATGTCGTGCGCTTTCAGGGCGGCCACAACGCCGGGCATACGCTCGTCATCAACGGCGAGAAGACGATCCTGCGGCTGATTCCGTCCGGCATTCTGCACGACGGGGTGACGTGCTACATCGGCAACGGTGTGGTGCTGTCGCCGGACGCGTTGCTGGAGGAGATGGGCGAGCTTGACGCCCGCGGCGTGCCGGTGCGCGACAAACTGCGCATCAGCCCGGCCTGTCCGCTGATCCTTCCGTATCACATCGCACTCGACAAGGCGCGCGAAGCCGCGCGCGGCAAGACCGCCATCGGCACGACCGGGCGGGGTATCGGCCCGGCCTACGAGGACAAGGTCGCCCGGCGCGCGGTACGCGTGTCCGACCTGTTCCGGCGCGAGCTGCTGGCATCCAAGCTGGGCGAGGCGCTCGATTTCCATAATTTCGTGCTCAAGAATTATCTCGGCCAGGCGCCGGTCGATTTTCAGCAGACACTCGACCAGGCACTCGAACACGCCGAGCAGATTCGCCCGATGGTCGCCGATGTCGTCGAGTTGCTGCGCCGGGCCTATGTGGCCGATGAGTCCATTCTGTTCGAGGGGGCCCAGGGGGCGCTGCTCGACGTCGACCACGGCACCTATCCGTTCGTGACGTCGTCGAACACTACCGCCGGCGGGGCGTCGACGGGCTCCGGCGTCGGCCCGACGTATTTCGATTATGTGCTGGGCGTGGTCAAGGCCTATACCACGCGGGTCGGTTCCGGCCCATTCCCGACCGAACTGGACGATCATTACGGCAAGCATCTCGCCGACAAGGGCGCCGAGTTCGGGGCGGTCACGGGCCGACCGCGTCGCTGCGGCTGGTTCGATGCCGTCGGCCTGCGGCGCGCGGCGTTCAACAACAGCCTGTCGGGCCTGTGCATCACCAAGCTCGACGTACTCGACGGGCTGGACGCCATCCGACTCTGCACCGGCTATCGCTGCGGTGATGAAACATTGAGTGTGCCGCCGGCGGGGGCCGAGGCGCTGGCCAGCTGCGAGCCCATCTATGAGGAAATGCCGGGCTGGAAGGAATCCACCGTCGGCCTGCGCGATTACACGGCGCTGCCGGCCAACGCGCGTGCCTATCTGGATCGGCTGGCCGAGATCACCGGCGTGCCGATCGACATCGTATCGACCGGGCCGGACCGGGCCGACACCATTATTCTCCGGCATCCGCTGGCCGAAGACTGA
- the hfq gene encoding RNA chaperone Hfq — MAKGQTLQEPFLNALRKERVPVSIYLVNGIKLQGQIESFDQFVVLLRNAVNQMVYKHAISTIVPSRNVRNEVRDEMSQESDDS, encoded by the coding sequence ATGGCAAAAGGCCAAACATTACAAGAACCATTCCTCAACGCCTTGCGCAAAGAGCGTGTGCCGGTGTCGATCTATCTCGTCAACGGCATCAAGCTGCAGGGGCAGATCGAATCTTTTGACCAGTTTGTGGTGCTGTTGCGTAATGCCGTCAATCAGATGGTGTACAAGCATGCGATTTCCACCATCGTGCCGTCGCGCAACGTCCGCAATGAAGTGCGCGACGAAATGTCGCAGGAGTCCGACGATAGCTAG
- a CDS encoding NCS2 family permease yields MTQPGDDAAAAATDRDPVARFFEFGREGTDYRREIVGGVTTFLAMAYIMFVNPSILSAAGMDRGAVFTATALASIVGCVLMALVARYPVGIAPSMGLNAFFAYSVVLGMGVPWQTALVGVLFSGLIFVLITVLRLREMILDAIPVDLKMASACGIGLFIALIGFEDSGIVVNNKATLVTLGDLTTPGTLLTVFGLFASIVLMLRRLPGAIFFGMVLTALLGMATGVITTPHAIVGHVPSVAPVFGVAITQLFHAPGDVFTLKLLVVVLTFLFVEFFDTAGTLMAVATQAGLIDGNRIRRSRQALLADSGSVVASAVIGTSPTTSYIESTAGVASGARTGFASLVTASLFVLALFFSPLLSVVTSSVTAPALIIVGVLMVSSLGEIQWQRLEIAVPAFLTLITMPVTYSIANGIALGLVVYPVTMVVSGRGRELHPILYALFVIFVGYFAFLA; encoded by the coding sequence ATGACCCAGCCCGGCGACGATGCCGCAGCCGCTGCCACCGACCGGGATCCGGTCGCACGCTTCTTCGAGTTTGGTCGCGAGGGCACCGACTACCGGCGCGAGATTGTCGGCGGTGTGACGACGTTCCTGGCCATGGCCTACATCATGTTCGTCAACCCGAGCATTCTCTCGGCGGCGGGCATGGACCGGGGCGCGGTGTTCACGGCCACGGCGCTGGCCTCGATCGTCGGTTGCGTGCTGATGGCGCTGGTGGCGCGTTACCCGGTCGGAATCGCACCGAGCATGGGGCTCAATGCCTTTTTCGCGTACTCGGTGGTGTTGGGCATGGGTGTTCCGTGGCAGACGGCGCTGGTCGGCGTCCTGTTTTCGGGCCTGATTTTCGTGCTGATCACCGTGTTGCGGTTGCGCGAGATGATTCTGGATGCCATCCCCGTCGATCTGAAGATGGCATCCGCATGCGGCATCGGCCTGTTCATCGCGCTGATCGGCTTTGAGGATTCCGGGATCGTCGTGAACAACAAGGCCACGCTGGTCACCCTTGGCGATCTGACCACGCCGGGTACGCTGCTGACGGTCTTCGGTCTGTTTGCGTCGATCGTGCTGATGTTGCGTCGCCTGCCGGGCGCGATCTTCTTCGGCATGGTGCTGACCGCGCTGCTCGGGATGGCCACGGGCGTGATCACGACGCCGCACGCCATCGTCGGCCACGTGCCCAGCGTGGCGCCGGTATTCGGGGTAGCCATCACGCAGCTGTTCCACGCGCCGGGCGATGTATTCACGCTCAAACTGCTCGTGGTGGTGCTGACGTTCCTGTTCGTCGAATTCTTCGATACCGCGGGCACGCTGATGGCCGTGGCAACCCAGGCCGGGCTGATCGACGGCAACCGTATCCGGCGCTCGCGCCAGGCGCTGCTCGCGGATTCGGGTTCGGTCGTGGCCTCCGCCGTGATCGGGACTTCGCCGACGACGTCCTATATCGAATCCACCGCCGGTGTCGCCTCCGGCGCGCGCACCGGCTTTGCCTCGCTGGTCACGGCGTCGTTGTTCGTGCTGGCGTTGTTCTTCTCGCCTTTGCTTTCCGTGGTGACGTCGAGTGTCACCGCGCCGGCGCTCATCATCGTCGGTGTGCTCATGGTGTCGTCGCTCGGCGAGATCCAATGGCAGCGTCTCGAGATCGCGGTGCCCGCGTTCCTGACCTTGATCACGATGCCCGTGACCTACAGCATCGCCAACGGTATCGCGCTCGGCCTGGTGGTGTATCCGGTGACCATGGTGGTCAGTGGGCGAGGGCGCGAGTTGCACCCGATTCTTTATGCGCTGTTCGTGATCTTCGTCGGCTACTTCGCGTTTCTGGCCTGA
- the hflK gene encoding protease modulator HflK: MAWNEPGKGKDPWGGGNRNNSGGNGGGPPDLDQIWKRFRERFSGKRGGGGSGGGGSNGGGGIGGGVFVALVPVVLVIWLATGLYVVQPGEKGVVLRLGAYTHTADAGWHWHLPYPISTVSKVDTHQVRRTSNRAVMLTKDENIVDVEVSVQYRIADAMSYLFQLQDPENTVQQVLRSAVREIVGTSDMNQVIQEGVQVNQLDNKALAHVDLKENSGQPKKKNGLKNMDKKLASQIKQKQNEYPQITDRSRAKLPDNVRRIMQYTLNKYNAGIHILAVNVQYAQPPEQVQGAFQEAIKAREEEERAKNIARAYARDIVARAQGDKAQIIAQARAYKQRKINRAEGQAARFSDLLAQYQKAPQVTRERLYLETMGDVLSASHLILNDGSSNSMSYLPLDKILGKSTGSKKSANTGESGSSGSANASPPLPSQSGDNGSGNGSSTSGNSGSNVDNLRSRSRNS, encoded by the coding sequence ATGGCGTGGAACGAGCCCGGCAAGGGCAAGGATCCGTGGGGCGGGGGCAACCGCAACAACAGTGGCGGCAACGGCGGCGGACCGCCGGACCTCGACCAGATCTGGAAGCGCTTTCGTGAGCGCTTTTCCGGCAAGCGCGGCGGCGGTGGCTCCGGCGGCGGCGGCAGCAATGGCGGGGGCGGCATCGGCGGCGGGGTATTCGTCGCGCTCGTCCCGGTCGTCCTCGTGATCTGGCTGGCCACCGGGCTTTACGTCGTGCAGCCGGGCGAGAAGGGCGTCGTGCTGCGATTGGGGGCGTATACACACACCGCCGACGCCGGCTGGCACTGGCATTTGCCGTACCCGATCAGCACGGTGTCCAAGGTCGACACGCACCAGGTGCGTCGGACCAGCAATCGCGCGGTCATGTTGACCAAGGACGAGAATATCGTCGATGTCGAGGTCTCGGTGCAGTACCGCATTGCGGATGCCATGAGCTATCTGTTCCAGTTGCAGGATCCCGAGAACACCGTGCAGCAGGTGCTGCGTTCGGCGGTGCGCGAGATCGTCGGCACCTCGGACATGAATCAGGTGATCCAGGAAGGGGTTCAGGTCAACCAGCTCGACAACAAGGCGCTGGCCCATGTCGACCTCAAGGAGAACTCCGGTCAGCCCAAGAAGAAGAACGGGCTGAAGAATATGGACAAGAAGCTGGCCAGCCAGATCAAGCAGAAGCAGAACGAATACCCGCAGATTACCGATCGCTCGCGTGCGAAGCTGCCGGACAACGTGCGCCGGATCATGCAGTACACGCTGAATAAATATAACGCGGGTATCCACATTCTTGCGGTCAACGTGCAGTACGCCCAGCCGCCGGAGCAGGTGCAGGGCGCCTTCCAGGAGGCCATCAAGGCGCGTGAGGAAGAAGAGCGCGCCAAGAACATCGCCCGTGCCTACGCCCGCGATATCGTGGCGCGCGCCCAGGGCGACAAGGCGCAGATCATTGCCCAGGCGCGCGCTTACAAGCAGCGCAAGATCAACCGCGCCGAGGGCCAGGCGGCCCGCTTCTCCGACTTGCTCGCTCAGTACCAGAAGGCGCCCCAGGTGACCCGCGAGCGGCTGTATCTGGAGACCATGGGCGACGTGCTGTCGGCCTCTCATCTGATCCTCAACGACGGGTCGTCGAATTCGATGAGTTATCTGCCGCTGGACAAGATTCTCGGCAAGTCGACGGGTTCGAAGAAATCTGCCAACACCGGCGAATCCGGTTCGAGCGGCAGCGCTAACGCGTCCCCGCCCCTGCCCAGTCAGTCGGGTGACAACGGTAGCGGCAACGGTTCGAGTACGAGCGGCAACTCCGGCTCGAACGTCGACAACCTGCGCAGCCGGAGCCGCAACTCATGA
- the miaA gene encoding tRNA (adenosine(37)-N6)-dimethylallyltransferase MiaA: MSDKPPVVFILGPTASGKTGLAIDLVASMNAEIVSVDSAMVYRGMDIGTAKPDAATLARAPHALIDIRDPAEAYSAADFVRDARAEIERIHAAGRLPLLVGGTSLYFRALEHGLSDMPGRDPALRARLTQEAAERGWAALHARLARIDPPTAARIHPNDAQRIQRMLEIHALTGQAPSVLHASSGAADLPWSIHKMIVAPSTRERLHRNISKRFGLMMAAGFFAEVEKLHARPDLDLAQPAMRAVGYRQLWQSLDGMFGLDEAVDRAVIASRQLAKRQLTWLRSLDDAPWLASDDDTMKIRARRLVETAAGAT, from the coding sequence ATGTCGGATAAACCGCCGGTTGTCTTCATCCTGGGCCCGACCGCGTCCGGCAAGACCGGGCTCGCCATCGATCTGGTCGCGTCGATGAATGCCGAGATCGTGTCGGTGGATTCGGCCATGGTTTATCGCGGCATGGACATCGGCACGGCCAAGCCGGACGCGGCGACCCTGGCGCGCGCGCCGCATGCGCTGATCGATATCCGCGACCCGGCCGAGGCCTACTCGGCGGCCGATTTCGTCCGCGACGCCCGGGCCGAGATCGAGCGGATTCATGCCGCCGGGCGTCTGCCGCTTCTGGTCGGCGGCACGTCGTTGTATTTCCGGGCGCTCGAGCATGGCCTGTCCGACATGCCGGGACGCGACCCCGCGCTGCGTGCCCGTCTGACCCAAGAGGCCGCGGAACGGGGTTGGGCGGCGCTGCACGCGCGCCTGGCGCGTATCGACCCGCCGACCGCGGCACGCATCCATCCCAACGACGCCCAGCGCATTCAGCGCATGCTGGAGATTCATGCGCTGACCGGGCAGGCGCCGAGCGTGCTGCACGCAAGCAGCGGCGCGGCCGATCTGCCGTGGTCGATTCACAAAATGATCGTCGCGCCGAGCACGCGCGAACGCTTGCATCGCAATATTTCCAAGCGCTTTGGCCTGATGATGGCCGCGGGATTTTTTGCAGAGGTTGAAAAGCTTCATGCTCGTCCCGATCTCGATCTAGCGCAACCTGCGATGCGAGCCGTTGGCTATCGTCAGCTGTGGCAGTCATTGGACGGCATGTTCGGCCTGGACGAGGCCGTGGACCGGGCCGTGATCGCCTCACGTCAGCTGGCCAAGCGACAGCTCACCTGGCTGCGTTCTCTCGACGATGCGCCCTGGCTCGCGAGCGACGACGACACAATGAAAATCCGGGCGCGGCGGCTCGTCGAAACGGCGGCCGGTGCGACCTGA
- the hflC gene encoding protease modulator HflC — protein MNGKQIFALIVVVIAAYVAYDSVFVVTPRQRVVVVQMGKIIGSQYQPGLHFKMPFVQQVHRFDRRVMTLTGDIHRVLTSENKNLSVDYFVKWQIAKPVKYYLSTHGNADRARSLLTESVQNDLLAEFSKRTIRQAVGDDRNEIVAAVQVQVNQAAKQLGIDVRDVRIMKLDLPSKVSDTVYERMRSERQEVIRTLRAQGDAAAKEIRSDAERERTVVLAKAYKQAESIRGQGDAKAAQVYADAYKKDPGFYSFYRSLQVYRQNIGDNDVLLLKPDGKLFKYFNPALAAGAGHQK, from the coding sequence ATGAATGGCAAGCAGATTTTTGCTCTGATCGTCGTCGTCATCGCGGCCTATGTGGCCTATGACTCGGTGTTTGTGGTGACGCCACGCCAGCGCGTGGTGGTGGTGCAGATGGGTAAAATCATCGGTTCCCAGTACCAGCCCGGCCTGCATTTCAAGATGCCGTTCGTGCAGCAGGTGCATCGTTTCGATCGCCGCGTGATGACGCTGACCGGGGATATCCACCGCGTGCTGACCTCGGAGAACAAGAACCTGTCGGTGGATTACTTCGTCAAATGGCAGATCGCCAAGCCGGTGAAGTACTACCTGTCGACCCACGGCAACGCCGACCGGGCACGCAGCCTGTTGACCGAGTCCGTGCAGAACGATTTGCTGGCCGAGTTTTCCAAGCGCACCATCCGGCAGGCCGTCGGCGATGACCGGAACGAGATCGTCGCCGCGGTTCAGGTACAGGTGAACCAGGCGGCCAAGCAGCTCGGCATCGATGTGAGGGATGTGCGCATCATGAAGCTCGATCTGCCGTCCAAGGTCAGCGACACGGTCTACGAGCGCATGCGCTCGGAGCGCCAGGAAGTGATCCGTACGCTGCGCGCGCAGGGCGACGCGGCGGCCAAGGAAATTCGTTCCGATGCCGAGCGCGAGCGTACGGTGGTGCTGGCCAAGGCCTACAAGCAGGCCGAGTCGATCCGGGGCCAGGGCGATGCCAAGGCGGCACAGGTCTATGCCGATGCCTACAAGAAGGACCCGGGCTTCTACAGCTTCTATCGCAGTTTGCAGGTCTACCGGCAGAACATCGGCGACAACGATGTCCTGCTGCTCAAGCCCGATGGCAAGCTTTTCAAGTACTTCAATCCCGCGCTCGCCGCGGGCGCCGGCCACCAGAAATAG
- a CDS encoding DUF2065 domain-containing protein, with translation MWADLLRALALVCVIEGLMPFIAPERWRETVMRLADVAPRQLRIFGAVMIAVGVVALQFLHHF, from the coding sequence ATGTGGGCCGACCTGTTGCGCGCTTTGGCGCTCGTCTGCGTGATCGAGGGGCTGATGCCCTTCATCGCGCCGGAGCGCTGGCGTGAGACGGTCATGCGGCTGGCCGATGTCGCGCCACGCCAGTTGCGTATCTTTGGGGCCGTGATGATCGCCGTCGGCGTCGTGGCGCTGCAGTTTCTACACCATTTTTAG
- the hflX gene encoding ribosome rescue GTPase HflX, with protein sequence MFERPPTGQAAVIVHIAFGIDEYEAADQEFRELVESAGAHVLCHVGGSRRVPDPRFFIGGGKADEIAAAVAEYGAELVVFNHDLSPSQERNLEKRMNARVLDRAGLILDIFARRARSHEGKLQVELAQLQHLATRLVRGWSHLERQKGGIGLRGPGETQLETDRRLLNDRIKLLRSRLDKVLARRDQGRASRRRTRTPVVSLVGYTNAGKSTLFNRLTGETIYAADQLFATLDPTLRRMDVPVGEPLIVADTVGFIRDLPHELVAAFRATLEETREADVLVHVIDVADSERRAHAREVNGVLGDIGAGDVPQLEVFNKVDLLDDEPPRVEYDAHGRPVRVYVSAVTGEGLDELRHALAAFCYPDTVVGTLRVPPAAGWLRSQLYELGVVGEERYADNGDALVSVTASQADLERVVAQAGLVFGDVLIDRRPVRPDVERLAEARVPRRPA encoded by the coding sequence ATGTTTGAGCGGCCGCCCACCGGCCAGGCGGCCGTGATCGTCCATATCGCCTTCGGCATCGACGAGTACGAGGCCGCGGATCAGGAATTTCGTGAACTCGTGGAATCCGCGGGCGCCCATGTGTTGTGTCATGTCGGCGGCTCGCGCCGGGTTCCGGATCCGCGTTTCTTCATCGGCGGCGGCAAGGCCGACGAAATTGCCGCCGCCGTGGCTGAATACGGCGCCGAATTGGTGGTGTTCAACCACGATCTGTCGCCCAGCCAGGAGCGCAATCTTGAAAAGCGCATGAACGCGCGGGTGCTCGATCGTGCCGGTCTGATCCTGGATATCTTTGCGCGGCGGGCACGCTCTCACGAGGGCAAGCTGCAAGTGGAGCTGGCCCAGTTGCAACACCTGGCCACGCGCCTGGTGCGCGGCTGGTCCCATCTCGAGCGGCAGAAGGGCGGTATCGGTCTGCGCGGGCCGGGCGAGACCCAGCTCGAGACCGACCGTCGCCTGCTCAATGACCGTATCAAGCTGCTGCGCTCCCGTCTGGACAAGGTGCTGGCCCGGCGTGACCAGGGCCGGGCGTCGCGCCGGCGCACGCGAACCCCGGTGGTGTCGCTGGTCGGTTATACCAATGCCGGCAAGTCGACGCTGTTCAATCGACTGACCGGCGAGACGATCTATGCTGCCGACCAGCTGTTCGCAACCCTCGATCCGACCCTGCGACGCATGGACGTGCCGGTGGGCGAGCCCCTGATCGTGGCCGATACGGTCGGCTTCATCCGCGATCTGCCGCATGAACTGGTGGCTGCGTTCCGCGCGACGCTCGAGGAGACACGCGAGGCCGACGTGCTGGTGCACGTGATCGACGTGGCCGACAGCGAGCGGCGGGCGCATGCCCGCGAGGTCAACGGTGTGCTTGGCGATATCGGCGCGGGCGACGTGCCGCAGCTCGAGGTCTTCAACAAGGTCGATCTGCTCGACGATGAGCCGCCCCGCGTTGAATACGACGCTCATGGGCGGCCGGTGCGGGTCTATGTCTCGGCGGTGACCGGCGAAGGCCTGGATGAGCTTCGCCATGCACTGGCTGCTTTTTGCTACCCGGATACGGTGGTCGGAACGCTACGCGTGCCACCGGCCGCCGGCTGGTTGCGCTCCCAGCTCTATGAGCTCGGCGTGGTCGGCGAGGAACGTTATGCCGACAACGGCGATGCGTTGGTCTCGGTGACCGCATCGCAGGCGGATCTGGAGCGTGTGGTGGCCCAGGCCGGGCTGGTATTCGGTGACGTGCTCATCGATCGCCGCCCCGTACGCCCGGACGTCGAGCGCCTCGCCGAAGCGCGCGTCCCCCGCCGGCCGGCTTGA
- a CDS encoding diguanylate cyclase gives MTDRNHIFPVHTDFPDDNASARLILEHLFEDLPEAVMIGSPDRRLAMVNAAAARLFRCGKADLVGQPASLLYANETDFREQGEKRFNLHGGHARHDQYLVRYRRHDGSVFTGETIGGPINDSQGRVTLFMVIIRDVTEKLASDNVLERLYTISSNPELSFEQSRGAILELGCEYFGMPVGIVSRIHNNRYEVVDVVDAHGSVQPGQVYDVRDTHCFEIVSRRGPYAADRSTHPEICDHPAYQRFGIASYIGAPLNIRGQFVGAIGFSSSESTKAFTDHDLKLVSMFGQWLSHEMDRNETLRELRQAHDQLQRVASQDELTGLGNRRELTDRIRRELDRGRRQGRSLGVALFDFDHFKQINDHYGHATGDAALQLFARRATARLRGTDVLGRWGGEEFLLLLPDATAETATRVVERLLEALRSADFRPGPDRIALSVSAGLTLTDCHEDIDDILKRADRALYRAKRAGRDRFVLLERDARPDAQARNAK, from the coding sequence ATGACCGATCGCAATCACATCTTTCCGGTGCATACCGACTTTCCGGACGACAATGCGTCCGCCCGGCTGATTCTCGAGCATCTTTTCGAAGACCTGCCCGAAGCCGTCATGATAGGCAGCCCGGATCGCCGGCTGGCCATGGTCAACGCGGCGGCCGCGCGCTTGTTCCGCTGCGGCAAGGCGGATCTCGTGGGCCAGCCGGCCTCGCTGCTCTACGCCAACGAGACCGACTTCCGCGAGCAAGGCGAGAAGCGCTTCAACCTGCATGGCGGCCACGCGCGACACGATCAATACCTCGTGCGCTACCGGCGACACGATGGCAGCGTTTTCACCGGCGAAACCATCGGCGGCCCAATCAACGACAGCCAGGGCCGGGTGACGCTGTTCATGGTGATCATCCGCGATGTCACCGAGAAGCTGGCCAGCGACAACGTGCTGGAACGGCTGTATACCATCAGTTCCAACCCGGAGCTGTCGTTCGAACAATCACGCGGCGCCATCCTTGAGCTCGGCTGCGAATACTTCGGCATGCCCGTGGGCATCGTCAGCCGAATCCACAACAACCGCTATGAAGTAGTGGACGTGGTGGACGCCCACGGTTCCGTCCAGCCGGGCCAGGTTTACGATGTACGCGACACGCATTGTTTCGAGATCGTGTCGCGACGCGGCCCGTACGCGGCGGATCGATCGACGCATCCGGAGATCTGCGATCACCCGGCCTACCAGCGCTTCGGTATTGCCTCGTATATCGGGGCACCGCTTAATATCCGCGGCCAGTTCGTCGGTGCGATCGGGTTTTCCAGCTCGGAATCGACCAAGGCATTTACCGATCACGATCTCAAGCTCGTGAGCATGTTCGGGCAATGGCTCAGTCACGAGATGGATCGCAACGAGACACTGCGCGAATTACGCCAGGCGCATGACCAGTTGCAGCGCGTGGCGAGCCAGGACGAGCTGACCGGCCTCGGCAATCGGCGCGAACTTACTGACCGCATCCGGCGCGAACTCGACCGTGGGCGCCGCCAGGGTCGATCCCTCGGCGTGGCGCTGTTCGACTTCGATCATTTCAAGCAGATCAACGACCATTACGGTCATGCCACCGGCGATGCTGCGCTGCAGTTGTTCGCAAGACGGGCGACGGCGCGGCTGCGCGGGACCGACGTGCTCGGGCGTTGGGGCGGTGAGGAATTCCTGTTGCTGCTGCCCGACGCAACCGCGGAGACGGCGACCCGTGTGGTCGAGCGTTTGCTCGAAGCACTGCGCTCCGCCGATTTCCGACCCGGGCCGGACCGGATTGCGCTGTCGGTCAGCGCTGGGCTCACGCTGACAGACTGCCACGAGGATATCGACGATATCCTCAAGCGGGCCGATCGCGCGCTCTATCGGGCCAAGCGTGCCGGCCGCGATCGGTTCGTTCTACTGGAACGCGATGCCCGGCCCGACGCTCAGGCCAGAAACGCGAAGTAG
- a CDS encoding ATP phosphoribosyltransferase regulatory subunit, which yields MQSKRWLLPEGVQETVPPESWRLEAARRALLDLYWRWGYELIRPPLIEYLDSLLTGAGHELDLHTFKLTDQLNGRMMGVRSDMTTQATRIDAHRLAATGPARYCYIGSVLRTRPDEPGGSRSPLQVGVEKFGDAHLHSDLEIVSLMLETLHGMGIERAYLDLGHVAIYRRLVALAGVSADFEPTLFDVVQRKSRPDLDRLAADGRLGASLHDRLATLIGLNGPASVLDAARTALGGIDEGIDHALDETAAMVALIEAHYPDMPLFVDLAELRGYRYKTGLLFAAFAPGLGRELARGGRYDDVGSAFGRPRPATGFSADLNLLAALGDFTDDRPAGGIFAPSDNDDESLLAEIRRLRACGERVVVATPAHPETTGSGCDRILEQIDGTWQVRPLGDRQHG from the coding sequence ATGCAATCCAAACGTTGGTTACTGCCGGAAGGCGTTCAGGAGACGGTCCCGCCGGAATCGTGGCGGCTCGAGGCGGCACGCCGGGCGTTGCTTGATCTTTACTGGCGCTGGGGCTACGAACTCATTCGGCCGCCGCTGATTGAATATCTCGATTCCTTGCTCACCGGCGCCGGGCATGAGCTGGATCTGCATACGTTCAAGCTGACCGATCAGCTCAACGGCCGCATGATGGGCGTCCGATCCGACATGACGACCCAGGCCACGCGCATCGATGCGCACCGGCTGGCTGCGACCGGCCCCGCGCGCTACTGCTATATCGGCAGCGTGCTGCGCACCCGCCCGGACGAACCGGGCGGCTCGCGCTCGCCGCTGCAGGTCGGGGTGGAGAAATTCGGCGACGCCCATCTGCACAGCGATCTCGAGATCGTGTCGCTGATGCTGGAGACGCTGCACGGCATGGGTATCGAGCGGGCCTATCTGGATCTCGGTCACGTGGCCATCTACCGTCGACTGGTGGCGCTCGCCGGCGTCTCGGCCGATTTCGAGCCCACGCTGTTCGACGTGGTCCAGCGCAAGTCGCGGCCCGATCTCGACCGCCTGGCCGCGGACGGGCGGCTCGGGGCATCGTTGCACGACCGTCTCGCCACGCTGATCGGGCTCAACGGTCCGGCGTCGGTACTGGATGCGGCACGCACCGCGCTCGGTGGGATCGATGAAGGCATCGATCATGCGCTGGACGAAACGGCCGCCATGGTCGCGCTGATCGAGGCGCATTATCCGGACATGCCATTGTTCGTCGATCTGGCCGAGCTGCGCGGTTATCGCTACAAGACCGGATTGTTGTTCGCCGCGTTCGCCCCCGGGCTCGGCCGGGAACTGGCGCGCGGCGGTCGCTACGACGATGTCGGCTCGGCTTTCGGCCGGCCGCGGCCGGCAACCGGCTTCTCGGCCGATCTCAATCTGCTGGCTGCCCTCGGCGATTTCACCGATGATCGGCCGGCCGGCGGCATTTTCGCGCCGTCCGACAACGACGACGAATCATTACTCGCCGAAATCCGGCGCCTGCGGGCGTGCGGCGAGCGCGTGGTGGTCGCCACGCCCGCACATCCCGAAACCACCGGTTCGGGCTGCGATCGCATTCTGGAACAGATCGACGGCACCTGGCAGGTCCGTCCGCTAGGGGATAGGCAACATGGGTAA